In Magnolia sinica isolate HGM2019 chromosome 16, MsV1, whole genome shotgun sequence, the genomic window TCCTTCCCACCACTTTACCAAAGAATTTCTGTATTGACCATATGATGTGCAGCAAAAAATACTGGGTGGGTTCATATCAGATGGCACAATGTTTATCAAACAAtaattgatgttttttttttccattccattcttttaaaaaatgatggtACTGGTTGATATGTATCAGATCATACAATACatcctattttcttttcttaattgtgaaattttcaattattttactGTTAGTCtctgaaaatgagaaaattcTGTAAATTCGACCAGTTTCTTTGGGGGGGTGCCATTCattatatttcaaatattttcttACAATGCTTAGAGTAACATAGAAATTGTAAATTAGTTGCCTCAAGATTATTTTGCTCAAATTGTTTAATTTTATGCAGCTGGATAGTTCCTTTCTTTTAATTCGAGcatgaaataaaatttataacattATTCTTCAACGCACACCCACACACTCTCATGTGTATAAAACATTCATTCAGCTGAATGATTCCCTTTTCTTTACGGCTTGATGGCTGTTATAATCTCTGTTTATCTCCATTTCCTTGTCTGTGCTTGCAGGCTGCTGGCATTCCAAAGAAGTTGGCCATGACGATAGGCATTGCTGTCGATCACCGTCGTAAGAATCGATCATTGGAAGGGCTTCAAGCCAATGTTCAAAGATTGAAAGAATATAAGGCCAAGCTGGTTATTTTCCCAAGGCGACCTGGCAAATTCAAGGTAAGCTAAACCCAAGAAACCATGTTATTGCTCCTGTTTTTAGGAGCTGAATAAAATGTGAGTTTTGATTTATAAAGCTTGTAGTTTTGGTTGACCAAATGACAAACACTATGTTGGTGCACAAACTGAATACAATTGATGCTGGTTGTGACGCCCATGTCCTTGAACTATCACGTAAATCGAATACTATCCATACTAATTCCTAGGGTGCCGTGTTAAAacacttcttttttcttctccctACTCTAATTATGTAGCAATACAAATACACAGGATATTCAGTCCCTTCATCAACAGATCAACTGTGGCTGCATTATAGTGCAACGCTAAACGAGTGGAATAATTCTAACTGTTCTGTTGGAGGTCTTTAGTCAATTGATGTAGACTATTGGCCTAAGATCATCTGAATGTCATTGTTTTTAGGTCATGGTTCATCTGTAATAGAGCCTGATGGATGAATAGTCATACCTTGATTTTTGCTGATGTTGGCTTAGGAGGAGAAATTGTTTAacacaatttattattattattatttttttttttaatgaactcCCTCCCTCTTCCCCCCTTTTTTGTCGGTAAATAACCCCTTCCCTTTTAataggtcttttttttttcttttgttttttttttcttttttgtgatgGAAAAGGCAATGCTGTTGACCAACTTTCGGAAAAGATGTTTTTTTCCCTTGTGCATAAAACTGAAAGTGAGAAAGGGAGGGCTTTGGAACTTGGGTTTGTAATTGGGTAGTGATTCAATGAGGGGCCCCCCGTGTGAGGGGCAAACATGTGTCAGAGATCTGAATGAGAGGTGCATGTGTCAAAGATCTGGGCCACTCATCAGATAATGTTCACAGTGAAGTGAACATGCCAAATACCAAAAATCAGGGTAGCACTCTTTGATCCGCCAAACATGTATGATGAATTAAGTCTGTTGACCTTTTTTCCCCTCAACTTCTCATGCAAGTTGGACCTATATGATCAGCAAACTGGTCCATAGCATGTTCAGTATACCCTACCTGATAAATGTCTGGGATCTCTGACATGTGCTGTCATCCAGATCTCTGGCACTTGTCTTGCCTAGAGCATCCTGTCTGAGGGCATTTGTGGTAATTTCTTTCACTACTTCACTGGCTGGTACCTGTCAAAACTAACATCAATGTCAGGGTTGTGCAAAAGCCACACGCCGCATGAATTCAGAATGTGTTACATGTGCTCTCATTTTACGTGTCAGTTGTTTTGCTCATTATTAGAAGATGAAGACCAATTCAGTAGCCTGTGGGTCAGCTCAAAATTTTAGTTGTTAGATGGTTGGGTCCATTCCCGATGGATGATCCCATTCATGGATTATGCAATCTGTGGGACTATCAGATCGTGGACCATCCTCTGTCAGGGCTACAGACTATTACCATTCTGATCATGGAATGTGGTCCCCATGTATTTGGAGGGTCCAAGACTTTTTTCGAAATCACAGTTGCAAAATAAGCTAGTTTTGTCTCCTGCTTGTTGGATGAGCTGGTGGAGAGCTGGTGGAGTcattgtagtgtgtgtgagtgatccacgGTTCAATCCATGGTAGTGTCAccctccccaaaaaaaaaaaaaacaagttttcTTTTTCAGGCCATGAATGTTTAGCTGTGGGAACCATGGGCACACATTATTtacatgatcataaccatccaattgcCTCAGAATGGACTAAAAagaatggtgtgtgtgtgtgtgtgttttaaattaagtttaaatttaaattttatttatttatttatttattattattttttacgtGCAGAATGGAGATTCTAGTGCAGAGGAGCTGGCCTCAGCTACCCAGGTCCAGGGTCCATACATGCCCATCACTCTTGAGAAGCCAACAGTCGAGTTTGTGAAGGTGACCGAGGCAATGAAGTCATTCAACGCATATCAGAAGCTTCGCTTGGAACGGACGAATGAGCGTCACGTGGGAGTAAGGTTGAAGAAGGCTGCTGAAGccgagaaggaagagaagaaatagaaaagaGATAGGTACGTCACTTTTAAAagtatccagagagaaatgatgCTATTCTTCTGCTTTCCAGTTTCCAGGGAGACGTTGGTTTCAAATGTCTGCAAGTACTTATTTCAGCTTGTTTGAGAAAGTTTTGCCGTTTTAGCTTTTGTTGGGCGCCTAGCACATACATTGGAGGAAATATGTAGGCTTGTCTGAGCTTAGGACTCCTGATATATCAACTAAGATTTTGCTTGTTTTTGAGATGGCCCCAACTGCATTTCTTCTCTTGTTTTTTTCAGTTTCCATAGACAAATGAGGTAACTTTGATAATGGTTTTCTGACTCGCTTCGTCTCAAGTTGAGTTGTGACTCATCCAAAGTTGGGGAGTATCATCCCAACTTGTTGAATCAGAGGTTTGGTATTGAAATGAATTGGCCAGTACCAAATCCAAGTTTACTGGACGAGTCGTGTTGGACCAGTCGTATCAGACTCACCTGAGCTTTGATAGTAATCCATGTACTGGTTGGTGTTGAGGTTATCCCATTACCACGGTGCAACTCTGGTTAACCAATGGCCTGCACTTTTGTTAAACTAGACAAGTGGAACGTGCCCCGTGTGGGAGAAGGGTGGAGAAGTGATTGTAAAAGAACTACACAAACGTGAATCATAACAGAGCAGCACCTCCATCCTTCAAGGTATGCTGCCTCATATTCACCCTGTAAcaggccacatcatagggaatgAGTGCGATGGGGATGCCTGCCATGGTGTTTATAATTCCATGAATCCATTCATCTGAAGCGCCTCACAGTCACAAGGTAAAAAGAGGTGCCCTAGATATTTCACTATTCTATGACTCAGGTGTGTTCACCCCATCTTAATCTGAAGTTTTAGgagtgagatttttttttttcctacattgtacattgtggctcacctgagttttggagtggcctcatatatatatatatatatatatatatatatatatattgggatcAAAGCCAGACATGAAGAATCCCCCTGGTCGGTAGTTTATACATTTTGAGTCTCCCCTGGTTTGCAGACCCCATGCGCCAATTGGAAAAATCTCTGCAAATGCTCATAGTTGAAAAGGCATATTTTGTCAAAGCAATCCTAACCGTTGATTAGTGGATGGAAAATTCTCTGCAAATGTTCATAGTTTTGACTTTCTGTATTAAATGTTCATCAATTGGGTATATTTATGTAATCAAATCAGTATAATTTTGGTAGAAGATGGTCTGGTCTGTCTTGAAAGAAGACTGATTTTCctctttagggtctgtttgggcggtgggattggaagggattaggtgggatgggattcatccaattccactccatgtttgggaagaatggaaaagcttggaattacattaaatggaattgcattgggtccgtgccaatttcactcaatgtttgggaagttgtgtaggtcccaccatgatgtgtgggctatatccacaccgtccacccatttatctagattactttagagcatgggccaaaaaatcaggtaaatctaaatctcaagtggaccccaccatagaaagcaatggggattaaatatttaccgttgaaaacttctttggggccacttaagttttggatctacctcatttttaggcccatgccataaaatgaggtttcaaaacaaatgaacagtttagatataacacgtgtgttattcccaataatttcaaatgatggtgggtatatccattcaatgtaccaccatattataaacaaagcatgacattaattttatcccatggcaataggggagaatccctgccatgggtaataatgatgttttttgaatcccatcccacctaatcccttctaatcccaccgcccaaacagacccttagctTTTAGCTTATAGCTTAAAAGGCTATTCTCGAGCTGTGGTTTCAAACTCAAAACTAGGTCCATGCTAGGCTTTTGGCCGAAATGTGTCAAAACAGAAGGCTCAAAGCCTGGACGGATCAGAAAGACTCAGAAAACAGTGTTAGGATCGGCCAGTGTGACTAGTGAGGACAATGTATTGCATGGTCTAGATTGATTGTGACCGCCAATTGAACGTTGGTGGGTAGTTTGGGTTCCATTGACTAGTATGAAGTGGCCTTTACTGACAGTGGAAGTGAGGAATACTAATGCAATCCCACGGGGTAGATAGCATGACTCAAAATCAGGACCGTATGATCAAGTTGGGGACATGCTTACAACATATAAATGAATGGCTAGAGAAATTGGCTGAGGTCCTAATAATACacaactgtggcccacttgattattttGTCGGCCTCATTATTTACATCTCCCTCTCgagtgattgcatttagcattTCTAAAGCAGCATGGGCGGTTCCAGTTTATTCAGCCTCTCGGACTaacttcgatactctggcagaatgtgatAGATAGTATAAAGGATCTCAGAAATTGGAGTAAGTTACAtacatggcaaaaaaaaaaagtaattcaaattaaactgtccaaattatggtcacaaatatatatatatatatatatatatatatatatatatatatatatatatatatatgcttattCGAATATCTGACTAATTGAATGGTGGACATTTACCGGACTGCTAAAGGTAAATATATCCTACGGTCCTGTCAGCAAACAATGTCCATGAATCTGAGGTTAGGATTGCCCAACCAATCTGAATTTTGGTTTGTGACTTAATGAAGCGGGTCTGAAGATTTAATCCATTTAATTCGAGTGTATGCTGTGTACCGCCTCATATCAAGCACCATGCaccactagagtatcaaataattaacCCTTCCCAAAATGGGTAGTGTCCCTATTTCCCGCATTAATTTTCCTAATCTAttcatttatcaagtggaccacatgcacaaagaaataaataCTTAAACGAAATCAAAATACATAGTTGACTAACTAGACCGGCatatatttgtaggatataagtATACGACATATGTATAGATAAACCTGGGTTGGGCTGGCTGGGTTGTGTTGGGTTTGAGTCGGGCTAAAATAACTTGAGCCCAAGCCTAACCCCAAAAAATGATTGGACCATGCATGTGAGGCCAAAAGCTGGGCCAGGCTAATTAGGCCCACCGTGACAGTTAGCCACTTGCATGCTCACCATCATTATTGGAGATAGGAGGGAAATGAGAATTTTGATGTGTTATTAACATGCCTCATGTAGTAGATGTGATCGATCAGTTTTGACACCAAGATCATgggatcaagtgcccatgtggtgtgggtgcatgtatgtaaaataaataaataaaaaccaaaaaaagcgCTATTTAAAATAAAAACACTACTTCAATCTCTCCAAGGTGACGAATACGGCTCACAATACACTCATAATTTACAAAACTCcatttaaaactttatttttgtGAAAAAAGAACTTGTATGATTGACTCAATGTATATTTCAGAAgataaaaatgtaaaaaataataataataataataataaattctgtttaatcatattcacatttaaaaaaaaaaaaaattcattttattccaaaagaaaaaataagtaACTAAAAATTTGCAGGCTAGTTGGTATTACCACATAAAATTGAATAGGTGCATATATGTATCACCAGAATGCATCTGAAATAGGCTGGTTTATGGAAAGATGTAGTGGTTCACGAGTTCTATTTTATGGCCAAATAGACCAAATATAAGTTGTAATGTTGATGGCTGATAATACTCATGAAAATTTCACTTCATTTGTCTTCCCTTTGGTCTGCAAAAATATCTTGTGGCATGAAATGTACCAGATGATGTAAGATAACTTTCGCAAAGCTTACGTGAAAAAGAGATTGTGCCAAATGTGTCAATGTCGAAGTGTCTTGCAAATGGGACCATCTTGTATTGGCTAGggtcattgtaatatttatttgccatccaacctcttaatTAGGTCACCCAACCTGGATACtccggaaaacacaaatacattTAGAAGCCAACTCGAAGCTTGGTCCAATGACCAGGTAACACCTGAAAAGGCAAATGGTGGAGGGGTGAGAGTTCTCTTATAACCCTGAAATCGATgtcaaacagatttttaaaaccTCAAATCAACATCGAATAGTTTTATTTTGTTTGTGAAATGGTTTtactttttttaactttttaatttttttctttttttaaagaaaatctaaaagaaaTACTAAAGTAAAATATATTAAATTGAGAAATGACTGCGCTGCTGGGATGGATGTGAcgaggttgagcaccatcttccaCACCTCAGGTATAAATTCAAGTTTATCTTACCTCTTTTCTAACATGGGACTATTTCCAAAAACACCAAAACATGAATTTTTGTAAAAAATCACtcgtacttttttcttttttaatgtaaAATAATTTTAATCAATAGTTTACAACAATACCTCTAAACTGTAGACCATAATTTGAATAATAATTTAATTTGACTTACATATTTGTCAAATATGTAAATTCTAATTAATTTTCAAATGCCTGAATATCATCCATCATCCTCTACCAGAGTAACAAAGTTAAGTTTTAATAGTTAGTTAACTAGAACTCGAAATGAAAATGTGAATTACTCGTATCAGAATTtgaagaagaaatcattgaaacACAGACAATTTGGTTAGATATatgtatagtttttattttattttttcatattagcCAATttcattgtttttgtttttcctttatattttgatttttcaaccaTAGGGTCTTATCATAATTGGAATTTGTTGCCGATCGTGCGAAAACAAACATGAATTCAATCCAATAAGACGAAATCAAATGTAAACAAAAGAAGGAGAGAACACTCAAATTTTATATGGgacttttgatgacatcgatagcCATTGAAACTCAATTAATGACATCGAAATCACATTTGATAACATTGAGTAGCAACTCCAAAACTATCTCATTAAAATTTgtttgaattttctcgatggcatcaaatgatTTGTTGATAACATCCACGTGCCCTTGATTTCAGTTCAATTCAAAACATCAGACAATAACACTAAATCCATAGCAGCCATCTTGGCCCGGACCCTCAATGTGGTCTTAAACAATCCTCATGTATTTAAGAAGGCACAAAATGAGTTGGACAACCACATCAGCAAGGATAGAGATAGTTGCGCATAAGCTCCACAGGAACAACCTTATCAATGCACGAGGCTATCGAAGATTGCTGCATTGGAGGGTACCACATCTCAGCTGGCACGCGTGTACTAGTCAACATTGAGAAGGTGCATCAGGACCCACGCCTGTGGCCGAACCCTACTGAGTTCTGACCGGAGAGTTTTGATGCCATTAGGATTGGATTTTGTTTTGAGCAAATTGCGAAGATGAGCGTTTCAAATTGCAAAGAATCTACTCTGTTTTCTAGGGCacggccacttgagttttggatgtggcccattttagATTTCCAGCTAAACGGACGGTGACATCGTGGTTGGCCCCATGAAGCTTTGGTTATTCTTACCGGATATATCCCACTGGGTTTTCAAACGTGACACGTGTAAAattctgagtgcctgcatatcggAAGCGGATttgccggtgtaccacacaccagctgtatagctggtgtaggtacgtgtagTGCGAAGGCAAGCGCTGACGCTCCACGAGCcatgagttgtacgaacggttcaaaggagatcaaagttacatgggccccacagtgatgtatttattatatccacaccgttcatctatttttcgagatcattttagagcattatccaaaaaaaatgaataatatccaacgataaactggaccacaccacaaatagcagtgggataatgattttcttaaaaaatttgtagggcccaccatgacattaattttccatccaatctcttcataaggtcacaaagacttggatgaagaggaaaaacaaatttcatattgattcaaaacttctgtggcccataaaagtgtttcaatggtagacgttcaatccaccactgctttttgcagtgtggtccagttgattgttatatctgtcttatttttcttctcaagccttaagatgatctcGCCAAATTGATGTACAGTTTAGATACgtaacatacctcatgattagacacttagaacttgctgacgtcgatacactagctatatagctggtgtgtggtacaccagccaatccgcttccctgcgtatcaagcatcatggtagaggtgggcattgagtccaGTCGGACCAATTGGTCCAACTCCACTCAGtctaaaattttcaatgatatgaTTTGAGCTTAATTCGATCAGGGACTGAATTCGGATCATCTGACTCGATCTAATCCGTTACACCATTGGCTTGACTTGAACCAAGTCTAACTTGGTCAGGGAAATCGGGTCGTATCGGGTTAGGTACAGTTCGgattgaattttcttttcttttctttttttgaaatttttttttaaaaaaatatacgattttcaccattaaaaaattcatagggcccaccataacatttattttccatccaatctgttaataaggttacaactacatggatgaaagggaaaaacaaattttatattgatccgaaacttttgtgacccctaacaaagttttaatggtagatgttcaacccccactgctttttacagtgtggtccacttgatctttagatctgtcttagtttttggcttaagccttaagatgagcccgtcaaatggatggataatttggatataacacataccccatgatgggatgtaaggcccgtatcctagtccgtactgttccgttgactcCCGCGATCATTTTCagcaaatttcggcaacctgcgacgtataatcaacgtttgcgatcgaccctgagtcgtatcccgt contains:
- the LOC131228727 gene encoding large ribosomal subunit protein eL13z-like; protein product: MVKHNNVIPNGHFKKHWQNYVRTWFNQPARKTRRRNARQKKAVKNFPKPTEGLIRPIVHCQTLKYNMKTRKGRGFSLEELKAAGIPKKLAMTIGIAVDHRRKNRSLEGLQANVQRLKEYKAKLVIFPRRPGKFKNGDSSAEELASATQVQGPYMPITLEKPTVEFVKVTEAMKSFNAYQKLRLERTNERHVGVRLKKAAEAEKEEKK